The sequence below is a genomic window from Dyadobacter chenwenxiniae.
TCGGATACCAGACATATTTTGCCCCGTCCGGAGCGCCATTCGGATAAGGATCGAGAATTAATGTATCTCCGGGGCAAATCGTTGTGTCCGTTTTCCATTGCTGAAAAGCAGGAGGCAATTCACCGATTTGGACAACCTTATTAACGGTTTGTTGAGTCCCGCCTCTCAATGTTCTGACCAGTGTAACTGTGTAAGAGCCAGGCGCCATGTAAGAATGTTGGGCAATGCGTCGTGTGTCCGTTGCGGCACCTTCTCCAAAACTCCATTGCCACGCAATGGCCGTGCTGAGCGTATCCCTGAATGTAGTCGAGTCGGCTTCGCAATCAGGATTCTGCATACATTGACCTTCCACCACAAAATCCTGCGCATTCGCGCACATTGTGGCAAGCAGTATCAGAATGAATGAATAAAAAATTTGTTGATACTTATTATAAAATCGCCCCATGTTTCGTTACTTGTTCAAACACCCCCACGCACCACACTTAATATTCGGATTACCTGACAATACTAACGAAAATAAAATGTTAAAATTTTGTGCGGTAATGTCGTAAAAAGCACTCTAATTTGAATATTAATACGCAATTTGATGATATTTTGTGAATTTAATTTTGTATTTTTTTCGAGCTTGTTTTCCTGCCGCTGATACAAATTGCGGCAATAAGAAATATATATGACAAAGCGTTTACTTCTCCTTTTTGTACTGACACTGCTTTGCCTGAAAGGTTGGAGCCAGGATCCGCAGTTTTCTCAATTTTATGCGAATCCGTTATATCTGAACCCTGCTTTGGCCGGTGGTGCGCTCGCGCCACGTGCGACGATTAATTACAGGAACCAATGGCCATCATTATCAGCAAACTTTGTAACGACTTCCATTGGTGCAGACGTTTTTTTACCCAATTATAATAGCGGACTTGGGGTGCTCGTGACGATGGACAGCCAGGGTTTGGGTAACCTTAAATCAACAGACATCGCACTTCAATATTCTTACCAAATCCAGTTGAATGATGTTACTTCACTCCGTTTGGGAATCCAGGGCGGATTTGTTTCGCGGAAGCTGGATTATTTTGGACTAACATTCGGCGACCAATATAATAATGGCGGACTTACGGGACAGCCTTCGGGAGATCCGTTTGCACAAGGCGGGCCGAATGTGAATTATGCCGACTTCGGTTCGGGATTAATGCTTTATTCGGATTGGTATTGGGCCGGACTCTCGGCGCATCATTTGAATCGCCCTAATCAGGCTTTTTCATCCGTTTCGGAAGCAAGATTGCCCGTCAAGACCAGTTTTCAGGCGGGTTTAAGAATTCCTTTTGCTGGTTATACATTCCTTGGTGATGAAATTGACAAGGAAAAGACGATCTCGCCTGCCATTATGTATAAAAAACAAGGCAAATACGATCAGTTCGATGCGGGGTTATATGCAACTATCGAACCATTGGTTTTGGGCGCTTGGTACAGAGGCATTCCATTCAAAAAATACGAACAGAACATTAACAACCACGAATCGCTCGTATTCCTTGCCGGTTATCGCCAGGACAAGTTTTCAATCGGTTACAGCTACGACCTTACCATTTCTACATTAGGTGCCAGCAGCGGCGGTGCGCATGAAATATCGCTTTCCTACGTTTTTGATCCGATCGAATCCAAACCGAGACGGAGCAAGAGCAGCAAAAAGCAGCTCTCCTGTCCCAAATTCTAGTTTTCAAGAAACATAAATCTTATCGGGTATTTAGGGTAGAGCAAAAGAACCGCTGTCTTTTTCTTTTACAACAATCACCTATTTTAATATTTAAAGTTTCATGAGTCAACGCTTCAAGATCCAGACTTTACTTCTGCTATTCCTAACAGTGGCCTTTGCCGCGGTTGCAGCTCCCCCGAAGAGAGAATTTTACGAAATTAAAATCTACCAAGTGAAAACGGCTGATCAGGCAACGAGGGTAGAGAATTATTTAAAAGACGCCTACATTCCGGCCATGCACCGCGCAGGAATCAAGAATGTGGGGGTTTTTAAACCCGTGGCTTCCGATACAGCAGCAGCCGGCAAATTAATCTACGTTTTCACGCCTTTGAAATCATTGGAACAATTGCTCGACATGCCAAAAACGCTTGCGAAAGATGCAGCTTACGCTTCTGCGGGTAAAGATTACATTGATGCAGAATACAAAAATGCTCCTTATGCTCGCTACGAAACGATTGTTTTACAAGCATTTACAGGCATGCCGATGCACAAAAAGCCAGCATTAACCGGACCAAAATCGGAACGTGTCTATGAATTGCGCAGCTACGAAGGCCACACAGAAAAGATCTATCAAAACAAAGTGAAAATGTTCAATGATGGCGGCGAAGTTCCTCTTTTCGAGCGACTTGGCTTCAACGCGGTTTTTTACGCAGAAGTAATTGCCGGTAGTCACCAGCCGAATTTAATGTACATGACTACTTTTGAAAACAAAGCGTCCCGCGACGAACATTGGAAAGCATTCAGTGCAGATGCAGAATGGAATAAATTGAAAGTAAATCCTGAGTATCAGAACAATGTATCGAAAAACACAAGTTTTTTCCTTACGCCGACCG
It includes:
- a CDS encoding PorP/SprF family type IX secretion system membrane protein; this encodes MTKRLLLLFVLTLLCLKGWSQDPQFSQFYANPLYLNPALAGGALAPRATINYRNQWPSLSANFVTTSIGADVFLPNYNSGLGVLVTMDSQGLGNLKSTDIALQYSYQIQLNDVTSLRLGIQGGFVSRKLDYFGLTFGDQYNNGGLTGQPSGDPFAQGGPNVNYADFGSGLMLYSDWYWAGLSAHHLNRPNQAFSSVSEARLPVKTSFQAGLRIPFAGYTFLGDEIDKEKTISPAIMYKKQGKYDQFDAGLYATIEPLVLGAWYRGIPFKKYEQNINNHESLVFLAGYRQDKFSIGYSYDLTISTLGASSGGAHEISLSYVFDPIESKPRRSKSSKKQLSCPKF
- a CDS encoding NIPSNAP family protein; the protein is MSQRFKIQTLLLLFLTVAFAAVAAPPKREFYEIKIYQVKTADQATRVENYLKDAYIPAMHRAGIKNVGVFKPVASDTAAAGKLIYVFTPLKSLEQLLDMPKTLAKDAAYASAGKDYIDAEYKNAPYARYETIVLQAFTGMPMHKKPALTGPKSERVYELRSYEGHTEKIYQNKVKMFNDGGEVPLFERLGFNAVFYAEVIAGSHQPNLMYMTTFENKASRDEHWKAFSADAEWNKLKVNPEYQNNVSKNTSFFLTPTDYSDI